The nucleotide window AAGGCTAGTAATAGTTTTACCTTGGCCCAAGTGTCCACTCAAACCCCCTCCATGCAGATTTCTGATCAGTTTCTCCCTCAATGAGGAACTAGGAGTACAAAGCCGATTGCCCTTGAATAAATAACCATCACTCACATAGAAATCTGCAATTGCATGATTACTACTGCAGTTGGCCCAAATCTCCTTAAAATCAACTTCTTCCTCATATAAGTCCTTCAAGAGATCAAAACCCACAATCTCTTGAGCTAAAGTGACCAGCAAGGAagccctcctactcaaagcatcagccaccctattaagagtaccagatttatgctaaattacaaaaggaaatttctgcagaaaactcacccaTCTTGTATGCATTTTGTTCACAGTTTTCTGACTATTAAGGTACTTCAAGGCCTAATGATCAATGAACAATACAAATTCTCTCCGGATTAGGTAGTGCTCCCATTGCTTCAATGCCCAGAACACTGCAAAAAATTCCTGatcataagtactccacttctgATGAGCTTCGCTCAAtttttcactaaagaatgctactggTCTCTTGTGACAACACAGCACCTACTCCCACGCCACTAGAATCAAATTCTACCTCAAACACCTTGTTGAAATTGGGAAGAGAAAAAACTGGTGCAGTAcaaagtttcttcttgattaaagcgaaactcttttcttttcttctccccactggaatttgcctttcttcaaacattcagtaataggagcagtaatggtactgaaatttCTTACAAATCTCCTGTAGAAAGTAGCCAAACCATGGAAGCTTCTCACCTCAGAAACTGTTTTTGGGgctggccattctcttatagctcgtatcttctcttcatcaacctgaatggcttcttctccaaccacaaaacCTAGAAACAACAGCTTGCTGGTGCAGAAAGTACACTTTTTCAGGTTAATGTACATTTTATTTTCCTGTAGAGCTCCCAAATCCTACCTCGAATATACCAGATGTTCCTATTTGGTCCTGCTATATATCAATATGTCATCAAAATACATCACGAAAAAAGAACCAATAAAAGGACGAAGAACCTagttcataagcctcataaaggtgctgggtgcattagacaaCCTGAATGGCATCACCATCCACTCATATAACCCATCCTTGCTCTTAAAGGATGTCTTCCACTCATCCCCTGGCTTTATTCGAATCTGGTGGTAATCATTTTGAAGATCTATCTTTGTAAACACCTTGGAACCCTCCAGATCATCAAGCATGTCCTCCAAACGAGGAATAGGAAACTTGTACTTCACAGTTATCTTATTTATAGCCCTactatcaacacacatccgccattgattACCATTTttaggaacaaggaggactGGAACTACACAAAGACTCATACTTTCATGAATGAACCCTTTCTTTAGAAAGTCTTCGATCGGctccctcaaaatctcattctccttaGGACTCATGCATTAATGGGGCAGATTTAGCAAACTAGCTCCAGGaaccaaatcaatctgatgCTGAATGTCCCTTATATGTGGTAACTCATTGGGTAGCTCATCTGAGATCAACTCAAACTCTCTCAACATATTCTGCACTTCCTTAGGGATCACTATATCTTCCTTTTCTGCAGTCAACAACCCTTTAATCACCACTGGACAAATAACTTCAGATTCTTTAAAGGCTTCCTCCATCTCAAATTCACTGGTAGACAAGGTCAAAAAACTCTCCCCTTTCTCTACATCAGATCTCTCAAATTGAGAAACAGGAGCCATGGCAATTTTATGACTATTCCACATAAACATCATCACATTATCTCTACCTTTGTAAGtcacatccacatcatattgCCAGGGTCGcccaaataaaatatgacaagcatccatattGATAATATCACACAgaacttcatctttataatgcttactAATGGATACCGGTATTTTGCATGACTCAGCAACtcgaacttgtggacctttcttgacccatCCCAGAGAATAAGGTGCTTTATGAGGTTGTGTAGGTAATCGCAAATACTCCACCAATTTTATGGCTACGAAATTTTTGCAGCTCCCATTATCCATAATTAGATTTCACACTTTGTTTTTAA belongs to Rosa chinensis cultivar Old Blush chromosome 4, RchiOBHm-V2, whole genome shotgun sequence and includes:
- the LOC112198723 gene encoding uncharacterized protein LOC112198723, which produces MDNGSCKNFVAIKLVEYLRLPTQPHKAPYSLGWVKKGPQVRVAESCKIPVSISKHYKDEVLCDIINMDACHILFGRPWQYDVDVTYKGRDNVMMFMWNSHKIAMAPVSQFERSDVEKGESFLTLSTSEFEMEEAFKESEVICPVVIKGLLTAEKEDIVIPKEVQNMLREFELISDELPNELPHIRDIQHQIDLVPGASLLNLPH